The following DNA comes from Paenibacillus crassostreae.
AGGAACGAGACCGATTTGAACAAATACCCCTTGCAATTCAATATGCTTCGTCTCACCGCTCTCACGCTCGATGTAACTAATGCCGTCAACTTTGCTTGTTCCAGTGATTTCTTTTACTTGAGCATTCTTAAGTACAGTTGTATTTGGCATACTGTTTAGACGGTCTTGTAATACAGAATCAGCTTTCAACTCAGGCATAAATTCCAGAACCGTTACATGTCCCGCAATACCCGCGAGGTCGATTGCTGCTTCAATCCCAGAGTTACCGCCACCAACAACCGCAACATGTTTTCCTGCGAATAAAGGACCATCACAATGCGGACAGTAAGCAACACCTTTATTCTTAAATTCTGCTTCACCAGGCACGCCAAGGTTACGCCAACGGGCACCTGTAGTAACGATTACAGTCTTACTCTTTAGAACAGCACCGTTGTCCAATTCAACTTCAATGAGATCTTTCTTCTCTAAAGACTTCACACGTTGTGCCTTCATAATATCAATGTTGTATTCTTTGGCATGTTCTTCAAGACTTGCAGCAAGCTTCGGACCTTCAGTGTATTTCACACCTATTAAGTTCTCAATACCCAAGGTATCATTGACTTGTCCGCCGAATCGTTCAGCAACAATCCCCGTACGAATACCTTTGCGTGCCGCATAGATTGCTGCACTTGCTCCAGCAGGTCCACCTCCGACAACTAGTACATCGTATGCTTCCTTATTCTCAAACGCGGATGCATCTGAGGTGCCCAATTTAGCAAGAATATCATCAATTGTCATTCGGCCACTTTCAAAGAATTCACCGTGAAGATGAACGGTCGGCACAGCCATAATTTCCTTGCTTTCTACCTCATCCTTGAAAGCTGCTCCGTCAATCATCGTATGAGTAATACCAGGATTAAGGATACTCATCAAGTTAAGTGCCTGCACAACATCAGGACAGTTATGACAGGTTAGGCTCACATATGTTTCAAAGTGATACTCACCTTTAATGTTCTTAATCTGATCAATAACGCTTTGATCAACCTTTGGAGCTCGTCCACTCACTTGAAGTAAAGCCAAGACTAATGAAGTAAACTCGTGTCCCAACGGTATCCCAGCGAACGTTACGCCAGTATCTTCACCTACGCGATTTACGCTAAAACTAGGAGTTCTAGTTAATTGTGTTTTCTCTATTGTAATCTTGTTTGACATGCTGGATAGTTCATTAATCAGATCCATCATGTCATTCGATACGGAATCAGTACCTACACTTACTTTCAGCAGA
Coding sequences within:
- the ahpF gene encoding alkyl hydroperoxide reductase subunit F, with protein sequence MKLDADIKAQLAQYLELMEGDILLKVSVGTDSVSNDMMDLINELSSMSNKITIEKTQLTRTPSFSVNRVGEDTGVTFAGIPLGHEFTSLVLALLQVSGRAPKVDQSVIDQIKNIKGEYHFETYVSLTCHNCPDVVQALNLMSILNPGITHTMIDGAAFKDEVESKEIMAVPTVHLHGEFFESGRMTIDDILAKLGTSDASAFENKEAYDVLVVGGGPAGASAAIYAARKGIRTGIVAERFGGQVNDTLGIENLIGVKYTEGPKLAASLEEHAKEYNIDIMKAQRVKSLEKKDLIEVELDNGAVLKSKTVIVTTGARWRNLGVPGEAEFKNKGVAYCPHCDGPLFAGKHVAVVGGGNSGIEAAIDLAGIAGHVTVLEFMPELKADSVLQDRLNSMPNTTVLKNAQVKEITGTSKVDGISYIERESGETKHIELQGVFVQIGLVPNTDWLGDTVERTRTGEIVVNNHGATNVPGVFAAGDCTNSPYKQIIISMGSGATAALGAFDYLIRN